The genomic interval TCGCTTGAAGCACTGGATTCCCACCTTTGATCTGGTTTACTGGGACTGCTTGCCAAGCCCCAAAGCATCTGATCCAAGGGGGGCGGATCATGCCTTGTCGCATACGGTGCCGAATTAGTGGTGCCTTGGCTTTGGGAAGGTTGTGGGTTGGTAGTCTTGATGGTGCTGAATTCAATTCATTGCAGGAAAGGATCGTGGTTCGTGCACCGTGGACAGGCAACCACGATGCTTGAAAATCAGGACCTTGAACCACGAACCACGGAACTTATGGTGCCCGCTGAGAGGGTTCGACGCCCTACTCAGGGGCCATTTAAGACCGGACTTTAAATTTATTCAGTATCTTAGCCGATCAGCACCTGTCAGCCAACGCCCTATTTTGGATAACAGTCTGGATAACAGCCTTGGACCATGGTCCGAGGGCCAAGGCCCAAGCAAAAAGGTCCGTGGTCCACGGACCTTGAGCCGTGGATCGTGGACTTGAAAAGCAGGCATGGCTGAGCTTTCATGAGACGACTGGCATGCTAATGAGAATGCGTTGATAGGGTTTGTTCCGATGAATTATCACGGTCTTTTTAAGAATGAAAATTTGCCGCAGATCCGCGTGGCGGTGGTCGGGGTTGGCGATTTTGGCGCGACGCTGCTTGATCAGGCTCAGAACATCGACAGAATCAACATCACCGTGGTCTGCGATAAAGACGAGCAGCGCATGCGAGATGCTGTCATGGACAGTGGCATGGCGTCCATGCCGATGATGGTGACGGATATTATGGATGAGGGCATTCCTGACTTCGATGTACTCGTCGAAGCCACGGGTCACCCAGAGGCCGCCGCCACCATAGCGGAATGGGCCATTGGCAAAGGGTGCCACGTCGTTATGGCGTCAAAGGAAGCGGGCATCGTCATAGGCCCGATCCTGAGCCGGATGGCAAAACAGAAAGGAGTTGTCTACACGGAGGTTGATGGTGATCAGCCAAGCCTGCTGATCGGGTTGAAAAGCTGGGCGGAGACCCTTGGCCTTGAAGTGCTGGCGGCCGGAAAATCCAGTGAATATGATTTCGTCCTTGAAGAGGATGACACGCTCTGTTGGTTGGACAACAGGCATCAGAATTCAGGGATGCTTGAGCTATTGCATTGTCTCGACGGTGACTGGCGAAATCATGTTGCTCGTCGGAATGCTGTCGTTGCAGAGGCACAATTCCCGACACGTACCGTTGCCGATTTTTGTGAGCTTGGCGTAGTGGCCAATGGCACCGGCTTGACCCCAGACAAGGCTGCCCTTCACGCACCCCTGCTGCGGCCGGTGGAACTGGCCGACGCCTTTCAACTCCAGAACGATGGTGGATTGCTGGCAAACACCGGGGTCATTGATGTGTTTAATTGTCTTAGACGTGCCGACGAGATCAGCTTTGCCGGTGGCGTTTTTGTGATAGTGCGCTGTGACAATCCAAAGACATGGGATCTGTTGCGTGGCAAAGGGCACGTCGTGGCGCGCAACACCAAGACGGCCATGCTTTTCATTGGCCAGCATACCCTTGGTGTCGAAGCACCCATGTCGATTTTGAGTGCCGCGTTGCTGAAGCTACCTACCGGAGCGATGGCCCCTGAACCAAACATAGATCTGGTTGCCAGAACCACACGCGATTTCAAAAAGGGTGAGCTTCTTCAGATCACCGATCCGCATCATCACGCGGTCGCCGGCCTGGAGCCGGAACTGATACCTGCCGAATGCGATCAGGCAGACACGCCGGTGCCCTATTACATAGCAACAGGCAGGGCTTTGCTCACTAATGTAAAGAAGGGAACGGTGTTAACCTGGAGGATGGTCGATACCGATCGCGCATCAAGGCTCTATCAACTGCGGCAACAACAGACATCGTGGTGGTTCGGCAAAGTGGCAGACCTGGACGCCTGATCTAACATAACTTCAGTTTGGTGAAGTGAAGTACGATTTTGTTGAGGCTATGGCCCCAGCTTCAAATCCTGCTCCCAACAACTATCAATCATTTTCCACGCACTTTTCGAGGTCCATCTCATGAACCTCGGGACTTTCCTCTGCAACCAAGTTCCACCCGCCTCGAAGCGCCACTTAATTTGCGGTATAATAACACCTCATAAGTGGAGTGTTGTTCATGCTGATAAAAGACAATGTGACCATCGGTATCGAGTGGCGTTTTGGGCCTGACTGGCCTGGGCAGCGATGTGGTGCGAAGACACGCCGGGGCATCGCGTGTCAGTGTCCTGCCAACAAGAAGAATGACCGCTGCCGACTACATGGCGGGGTCAGCACTGGCGCGAAGACCGAAGAGGGTCGAGCGCGGATCTCGGCGGCGAACCTTCGTCATGGGAAGTTCACCAAGGATAAGCTAGAGAAGCGGCGTGAGAATGCTGCCAAGGGACGGGAGATCCGTAAGGAGCTTCGCCAGATGGAACGCGAGTTGATCGCTGGTGGGCTGCTTGAAAAGCACTGGCGGGATAGCTTCCTGTCATAGGCGCTTGAACTCGATGTAGGTGCAACGACCTTGTTGGGCATCCAGAAGGATAGCTGGGCACTTAGCGTGGCATGATAAATCAGTGCTTTGGCTTTTTTGGTCTGTGCCTTCTCCAGGTCACTTTTAGCCGCCGCCATGAAGTCCTGGAACTTGGCATCGAATACGCGCTCTTCAAGCTCGCCACCCTGAAAACGCAACAGGTTCAAAAGTGGTATGCACTTGAAATTTGTCGATGACATTCCCGGCTCGCCTTGTTGCTGCTTCAACACCATTCGCGGAACCAGCGTAACTCCATTCGCGCATTCGGCGAAACCGTACCTATCTAATTATTCTTATTAATAAATATCTATATATACCTATGGGTATATCAGGAGGCGTGGTTCTAGAAAGTTTCGGCGGATCAGTTCGATCGCCAAAACTATAATCGTGAATCATTCCACAATCTTGTTATCAGTCTTCATGGCTTTCGCAGGCTCACCCAGAGGAGGGCCGCACCGCCAAGGGAAGCCACCCATAGCGTCACAGTGCTGCCACCAAAAGTCAGCAGACTGGCCAGCAATGCCAGAGCCACTGCCAGGATGGTGGCACGGGCAGTGACTGTCATTGGGCCAGTAAATGCACCGATCGAGAAAGCTGTGAGAAGTACTATTAGTATCGCGGTGGATGGCAATACCACCCAAAGGTTGGAAGTGTCTTGAAACGTCAGCATTTCAGGATTCAGCACGAAGATAAAAGGAATGACATAAATGCCGATGCCAATCCGGAGCGATGAGAATGCTGTTTTCCAGGGTGAGGTGCCGGCAATGTTCGCGGCTGCAAAGCTGGCGATCGCTACTGGCGGAGTGATCATCGAAAGGATGCCGAAGTAAAGGACAAACATATGTGCCGCTAGCGGCTCTATTCCGAGTTCGACCAACGATGGAGCGATTAGGGTCGCCAACAATATGTACACGCCAACCGTTGGCATCCCCATGCCGAGTAGTATGCTGAGCAGCGCGGTCAAAAGGAGCATTACAAAGATCATTCCACCGCTAGCAGCGAGGATCTGCAGCGTTATCACGAAAGACAGGCCGGAGACGTTAAGCACGCCGATGACGAACCCTGCAGCAGCGGCAAGAACAATGATGTCAGCCAACCCCTGCATGGCTTCGAGAAGCTTTCTTGCCAACATCCTGGCTGTAGCGCCTGGTCGCAAGTTGGGGGTGATGAAACTGACCACAAACAGGCCCAGCAGTGCCATCAGGCCAGAAAATTCTGGCGTCCGCCGCTCGACGAACAGAAAATATATCAATATCCCGACCGGAATTATGAACCGGAATTCCCACGGATTTATGCGGTTTTGGTCAACAGGGTGACCAGCAGGCTCGACGTCATTCTGGTCAGTCTCGCGACAACGACCGGCCGCAGTCACAGCGGATGGGGCAGTGAATTTGCGGGCTTCAAAATCCACCGCCAGGAACAACGCAAAATAGAACAGGGCAGCCGGCAGGATGGCGGCGATCGCAATATCCACATAGGCGATCTCCAGGAGCTCAGACATCAAGAACGCCGAAGCCCCCATGATCGGTGGCATGAGCTGCCCGCCAGTTGAGGATATCGCCTCAATCGCGGCAGCGGTTGGTGCGCGGTAGCCCGCACGCCGCATCATTGGTATCGATACCGCACCGACCGCGGCGACATTCGCAACCGCGCTTCCTGATACCATGCCAAACGCAGCTGAACCCACTACGGAGATCTTGGCGGCGCCGCCACGGAACCGGCCAACCAGGCGGCTCGCCAGATGCGAGAACAACAGACTGCCGCCAAGGGCGTTCAGCATGGCGCCAAACAGGATGAAGGGCGCCACCACAACCGCGGCAATATAGAGTATCTTGGAAAACAGCGCGTTCGTGTCGAGTGCGAGATAGACGGCAAGCCGCGACGCCGCAACTGGCCGAGTGCTGTAAGCGTCGGGTAGATGAGGGGTCAGGAAAACCAGACCCGCCATAAACAGAATAAGGGCTGGCAGAAATATGCCGGTGCGCCGACGTGTGGCTTCGATGACCCCAACGATCATGACCAAGCCGAGCGCCACTGCTGATGGCGGCGCCATTGCGAGATCAAGTTGCAGCCGCGGATAATGAACCGCCACATAGGTGAACATGAGGTAACAGAGTGCCGCCAGTCCTGTATTGACCCAGGCCCATACAGGTGTCCGCGGCGTCGTCACGAGCAGGGTCAGCGTAATCGAATAGCCCGCCGCAAGCGCAAGAAACTGCTCAGGGTAGAAGTAATAGCCGTTACGCGCTGGAAGATCGGCCAGCCATCCGAATGTGACCACAGCCAAATGGACCTGCAATGCAAGCGTGGACCAGTGCATGACCCTTTGAAGTTTCATTTTTGCTGAATCGGTACTGTGCCACCCTACAGCCGTGTCGGGTGGCACATGGTGTCATCTGCTACCGCGATGCCGCCCAGGCGACCGTCGCCTTGTGAAAGGCGGTGGCGATATTTTCCTTGTACATTTTGTCCGGATTCAGACCGCGATAGAGCGGGAAGGCGGATGCCAGTGCGTCCTTGTTGTTGGCGATTCCGTCCAGTACTTTTTTGATCGCGTCATCGGACACATGGGTTCCGGTCAGCAATGTATTGTCATAACCAAGCACTGTTGTCGGTGCGCTCACACCCGCAAAATTTGGCAGGGGCGGTACAGTGACACCGTAGCCGTCAGGAAACTGCGACTTCAACCGCGCGATGCTGGCTTCATCATCCGGCATGGCCAGCACACGGACGGGTTGCGCCGCGTTTACTTCGGCAACCTTGGCCGCACCCACGGCAAAAAAGAAGGCGTCAGCCCGTCCGTTAAGGAATTGTTCAGCGCCAACAACCACGTTTGGCACCATCACCGGCTTGATGTCGGCTGGTTCCACACCGCCAGCGTGAAGCAACGCCTTTGCGATCGCATCCACAGTGCCCATCGCGCTGAATCCGACAGTGACCCGCTTCCCTTTAAGATCGCCAAGCGTTTTGATGTCACTGTCTTCATGTACAAAGAAGGCGGTGCGAAGCGGGAACAGAACTGCCGCAATCCGCAAATTATCCTGCTTCTTGCCCTCAAACACACCCGTTCCCGAGGAGGCCTGCTGCGCTTCAAGAACATTTGCAATGCCGAAATCCAGGTCACCGGCATTGATCAATGGTATCAAAACGGACTCTCCGGAATTGGGTTGTACCCGCGCCTCAAGATCGGTGTTCTCGTTAAGAACCTTGGCCAGAACCGTGCCTGTCGTGAAACTGAGCGTGCCCTGTGACATCGTGCCCAACCCCAGATTTTCGGCATGGGCGCTTGTTCCAATCGCAATCGAAAGGGCGCCGGCAACGATATAATTTGCAATTTTTTTCATAATAACCTCCCAAGCTTCCGCTGTATTTCCTTGCGGCTTGGGCTAAGCGTGTCTGAGAGTTTCAGACAATGCAACAGATCAATTCGTTGGTTGCAAAAATGCGGTTGTTAAACGATACATTCACCCGCAGCAGGTCCAAACATAATCACTATTCACTACCTCTGGTCATCCATCACCCGCCTAAGGTCCGAGCCGCAAGCCCCCCCCCGAACCCACACCCCACCCCTCGACCCAATTCGATCCATATCTAGTAACCACCCCCAGTAACCCCCGTGCGAGCGCCGCGATCCTAGAGCCGTGGATTGTGGACAGAGTCTCGCGGTTAAAGCTTCTCGGCTCCCGCCTCTTGGACGCCGGACCCAGTTACTTGGGTTGGTTACTAGATATGGATCGAATTGGTTCGAGGGGTGGTACGCATCAAATGAATGGCTGCCCGCTGAGAGCCTGAATAAATGTGGCAACAACCACACAAACGCTGACAGCAGATGCGACTATGACAATACGTTTAGATCTGTGGGACCATCGATCAGCGACCCAGCCAATTAAAGGGATGATCTGCATCATATGCATTGCGAAGAAGTGGGATACTCGCAGGTCACCACCACTGCGCACCCAACCGACGAGCGGCAGGCCATCAGCGTCGCTTCTAATGCCACCAACCCAGTGACCATAATTTTGCGACATATATCCGGCGACAACCAGCGTCGTAACAAATCCAAGGACCATGCCCAGTAGAATGCTAAGCCGTAGCCCCTGACCCATGTCGCGAACCGGGTAGCGGTAAACCAGCAGACCGATCACCGCAGCACCCAGGATCAGCGTGACCGCGCCAACGCCCATCGCAGCGTACATCAGAGATTCGAACTGGGTTTCGAAGTTCCAGTGCGAGTGCCGTCCACGTGCCGCCTGTATGGTTATGTAGGCGACTTCAGTAATCGCAGTGAACGTCAGGACCCAGCAAAGTCCGTATACCAAGGGCTTTCCGCGAACATCTGCGCTGATATAACGTGCAACGAAGGCGAGGGTCATCATGTGCAGGCCTGCCGACGCCTGAAACTTCATTGGTTTCGCCCAAATGTTGATGTCGTTCAGCTGACGAGGATCATCCAACGAGACGAGGAATGTGACTGGCAGTAGCGCGATTAAAATTACCCCCCCCTGCCAGAGCAGGCCTTCCATACGCGAGGTCACCGAAAGGTTGGGTAGTATTGTCAATTTTGTCATCGTTCAGCTCCCTCCTTCATCGGGTGATGGATTTGGAGAGCTAGGTTCTGGGTCTTCCAGACTATCAAGAACAGGAGCAAGCCAAATGGACCAAACATGAACGTTGTCACTAGGATCGGGGCCTGGACCACTCGCGAGATACTGGCATAATCTGCTTGCCGAGAAATCCAGGCGCCAATGAACAGGTCGAATGCCAGATAGTGCACCCAACCCGCTAACAAAACATGATCGTTAGAGATCAACTTCGCGACATCCGCCAGGGTATTGTAACCACCCTCTGCACTACCGAAGTGGCGCAGGATCAGGATCGCGTAACCCATCGATAGAACCGCCGGAAAAACATACGCTGGGAAGACCAATAACCAAGGCCAGCGTCGTGGGCCAAAGATTAAGATCACCCAGCCAATCATGGCGATCAAGCTGGCATGGGAAAACCAGGATTCGAGATCGTTGGGGAGGAAGTGCCGCAAAGAATATAAGGCTATGCCAGTTGCTAATAATATAACCACTAGCCAAGCGGCGCGAAGGCTCCAGTTTGTCTTCATGATCCAATCTTCTTCTCTTGGCGTTGGTGAATGAAGATCAGATTAATCTGACTATGAAAATAATTATAATTCATATAAAATATAAATATTATGAACCAGATTAATAAATTCGATCTCAATCTGCTCCGGGTGTTCGGTGCGGTCCACGCGGAAGGCCATATCGGCCGTGCAGCCAAACGTTTGGGTATTACCCAGCCTGCGGTTAGTCATGCCATTCAACGATTGCGGGACAGCGTCGGCGATCCTCTCTTTATCCGTTCCGGCAAAGGCGTGGAGCCGACGGCGCGGGCAGACGAAATGGCGGCTTATGTACGAGACTCCCTAGAAAGCGCCATGGCAGCAATTACCGCTTCTCAGGGTTTTAATCCAGCAACTTCAAATCGGGTATTTCATGTCGGTTTGCCCGACCATGCTGTGGCCAAATATGCGCCGCTGATCCACGCCACCTTCTCGCATCGCGCACCTAAGCTGGGCATTCATCTCCACGATGTTCAGACGCCAGAGGCCATTCGACTTGTAGAGCAAGGAGATATCGATATGGCTGCCAACGTGATTGAAGACCTACCCAAACGATTCAAGTCGATGCCCCTGTTTACCAGCCAGATCGTGGTCATTGCCTCAAAACAAAATCCTTACATCAAGGGAAAAATAGATCTCTCCGGTTATCAAAAGGCACGGCATCTGATGTATTCTGCTTCGCAACCGATGAATAGTGCCTTCGGCGAAGGGCTAGCCAAATGGGGCATCACCCGCGACATCGGAATGACCATCAGCGGTCACCTCGCTGTGCCGTTGATCATCGCGAACTCCGACCTGATTGCTACGGTGACGCGGGAACTTGCGGAACCTTATGTAGAAAAATACGGGCTTCAGATGCTGAAGCTGCCTTTTGACGTCCCCGATATCCAAGTTAGCCTTTTCTGGCACGAGCGGAATGACCGGGATGCTGGACATCAATGGTTGAGGGAAATGGCGGTGAAGATGACCGAGCTAGAAAACTAAGCCAACGTCTCGCTCATAACCTGAAGGCCGCAGGTTCAAAATCCTGCCCCCAGAACTACCAATCATTTTCCGCGCACCTTTCGAGGTCCATCTCATGAACCGCGGCACCTCCTTCTGCAACCAGGTTCCACCCGCCTCGAAGCGCCACTTAATTTGCGGTATAATAACACCTCATAAGTGGAGTGTTGTTCATGCTGATAAAAGACAATGTGACCATCGGTATCGAGTGGCGTTTTGGGCCTGACTGGCCTGGGCAGCGATGTGGTGCGAAGACACGCCGGGGCACCGCGTGTCAGTGTCCTGCCAACAAGAAGAATGGCCGCTGCCGACTACATGGCGGGGTCAGCACTGGCGCGAAGACCGAAGAGGGTCGAGCGCGGATCTCGGCGGCGAACCTTCGTCATGGGAAGTTCACCAAGGATAAGCTAGAGAAGCGGCGTGAGAATGCTGCCAAGGGACGGGAGATCCGTAAGGAGCTTCGCCAGATGGAACGCGAGTTGATCGCTGGTGGGCTGCTTGAAAAGCACTGGCGGGACAGCTTCCTGCCATAGTCATCGAATTTGGGGCAGCTCTCGGGCCGAGGACGGGTTAGCTTTTGCTTGTCGGTATTGTAACCGGGCGATGTAGGAATGTAGGAATTATTTGATAAATCTCATCACTAGTTATTCCTGCAGCTAACTATAAGTTGAGAGACTTACCCCTACATTCCTACACCAAAGAGCGGCGTCTTACAGCGTTACCGTCACTAAGCCTGACTAATTCAAAGTCTGGATCGTTCTTTAAATTGGCGCGGAGTGTCTCCACAAATCGCCGATGGCCAGGCATAAATGCACCATCGGCCAAGTCGCGGACATCTTCTTTGAAGTAGGCGTACAGCAATTTACATAGAATGGGCCCTTTGATGATATGACGCTCAAGGCCACCATCTTCTAACCATCCAAGCACAAGATCAGCATCATGAAACCACTGTGTTGTAGTTTCTTCGACGGTCTCCGGAATTTCGAAATAACCACGCTTTATGACTTCGCAGAGTTGTATGACGGCT from Alphaproteobacteria bacterium LSUCC0719 carries:
- a CDS encoding HGGxSTG domain-containing protein, with amino-acid sequence MLIKDNVTIGIEWRFGPDWPGQRCGAKTRRGIACQCPANKKNDRCRLHGGVSTGAKTEEGRARISAANLRHGKFTKDKLEKRRENAAKGREIRKELRQMERELIAGGLLEKHWRDSFLS
- a CDS encoding TRAP transporter permease; its protein translation is MKLQRVMHWSTLALQVHLAVVTFGWLADLPARNGYYFYPEQFLALAAGYSITLTLLVTTPRTPVWAWVNTGLAALCYLMFTYVAVHYPRLQLDLAMAPPSAVALGLVMIVGVIEATRRRTGIFLPALILFMAGLVFLTPHLPDAYSTRPVAASRLAVYLALDTNALFSKILYIAAVVVAPFILFGAMLNALGGSLLFSHLASRLVGRFRGGAAKISVVGSAAFGMVSGSAVANVAAVGAVSIPMMRRAGYRAPTAAAIEAISSTGGQLMPPIMGASAFLMSELLEIAYVDIAIAAILPAALFYFALFLAVDFEARKFTAPSAVTAAGRCRETDQNDVEPAGHPVDQNRINPWEFRFIIPVGILIYFLFVERRTPEFSGLMALLGLFVVSFITPNLRPGATARMLARKLLEAMQGLADIIVLAAAAGFVIGVLNVSGLSFVITLQILAASGGMIFVMLLLTALLSILLGMGMPTVGVYILLATLIAPSLVELGIEPLAAHMFVLYFGILSMITPPVAIASFAAANIAGTSPWKTAFSSLRIGIGIYVIPFIFVLNPEMLTFQDTSNLWVVLPSTAILIVLLTAFSIGAFTGPMTVTARATILAVALALLASLLTFGGSTVTLWVASLGGAALLWVSLRKP
- a CDS encoding TAXI family TRAP transporter solute-binding subunit, coding for MKKIANYIVAGALSIAIGTSAHAENLGLGTMSQGTLSFTTGTVLAKVLNENTDLEARVQPNSGESVLIPLINAGDLDFGIANVLEAQQASSGTGVFEGKKQDNLRIAAVLFPLRTAFFVHEDSDIKTLGDLKGKRVTVGFSAMGTVDAIAKALLHAGGVEPADIKPVMVPNVVVGAEQFLNGRADAFFFAVGAAKVAEVNAAQPVRVLAMPDDEASIARLKSQFPDGYGVTVPPLPNFAGVSAPTTVLGYDNTLLTGTHVSDDAIKKVLDGIANNKDALASAFPLYRGLNPDKMYKENIATAFHKATVAWAASR
- a CDS encoding ABA4-like family protein, which produces MKTNWSLRAAWLVVILLATGIALYSLRHFLPNDLESWFSHASLIAMIGWVILIFGPRRWPWLLVFPAYVFPAVLSMGYAILILRHFGSAEGGYNTLADVAKLISNDHVLLAGWVHYLAFDLFIGAWISRQADYASISRVVQAPILVTTFMFGPFGLLLFLIVWKTQNLALQIHHPMKEGAER
- a CDS encoding LysR family transcriptional regulator, which produces MNQINKFDLNLLRVFGAVHAEGHIGRAAKRLGITQPAVSHAIQRLRDSVGDPLFIRSGKGVEPTARADEMAAYVRDSLESAMAAITASQGFNPATSNRVFHVGLPDHAVAKYAPLIHATFSHRAPKLGIHLHDVQTPEAIRLVEQGDIDMAANVIEDLPKRFKSMPLFTSQIVVIASKQNPYIKGKIDLSGYQKARHLMYSASQPMNSAFGEGLAKWGITRDIGMTISGHLAVPLIIANSDLIATVTRELAEPYVEKYGLQMLKLPFDVPDIQVSLFWHERNDRDAGHQWLREMAVKMTELEN
- a CDS encoding HGGxSTG domain-containing protein, yielding MLIKDNVTIGIEWRFGPDWPGQRCGAKTRRGTACQCPANKKNGRCRLHGGVSTGAKTEEGRARISAANLRHGKFTKDKLEKRRENAAKGREIRKELRQMERELIAGGLLEKHWRDSFLP